Proteins encoded in a region of the Panicum hallii strain FIL2 chromosome 3, PHallii_v3.1, whole genome shotgun sequence genome:
- the LOC112885143 gene encoding FACT complex subunit SSRP1-B-like — translation KAFSALAKQSSGAPRSTYISRRGDARERSRERDWRQFGGSERDDGRPPLQQHLPRWPRRLQPWKFKLCSGGFAWKKQGGGKIIEVDKADITSVAWMRIPKSYQLNVGTKEGLFYRFFGFRQQDVSNLSNFIQRSTGISPQEKQLSISGHNWGGVKIDGQPNFLLYLNVSYTPLPSYNLWFYSFSYFLSISGTRLCFNVGEKEAFEVSLADVSQAQMQGKTDVVLEFHIDDTTAANEKDLLTDLSFHVPTSNAQFIGDEHRTSAQMLCQEILHRADKGSPSEAAVVTFEGIAILTPRGRYSVELHQSFLRLQRQANDFKIQYSSILRLFILAKSQNPHTFVVIALDPPIRKGQTLYPHIVIQFVTEAMVERELALSEQVLAEKYKDRLQGSYRGQIHAVFSNVLCGLSGAKVTGPSTSCSCQHGYAVKLTLKAQDGLLYPLEKSFFFLPKSPTLILYEEIEYVLFERHGAGGVNISSQYFDVLVKLKNDHLFSNIQRIECQNLFSFISDKHLKILNLGDGQRITGGVTSVLESTDDDSMDPHLERIKNQACNEESDQDVLPLFNG, via the exons AAAGCCTTCTCCGCTCTCGCGAAGCAGAGCTCCGGAGCTCCCCGATCAACATATATAAGCCGACGAGGCGACGCCCGGGAGAGGTCACGCGAGCGCGACTGGAGACAGTTCGGCGGCAGCGAGCGAGATGACGGACGGCCACCACTTCAACAACATCTCCCTCGGTGGCCGCGGCGGCTTC AACCCTGGAAGTTTAAACTTTGTTCAGGAGGATTTGCGTGGAAGAAGCAAGGTGGAGGAAAGATTATCGAGGTTGATAAAGCTGATATCACTTCAGTAGCATGGATGAGGATCCCTAAATCTTATCAGCTTAATGTTGGGACGAAGGAGGGCCTATTTTACAGGTTCTTTGGCTTTCGTCAACAG GATGTTAGCAACCTGAGTAACTTTATACAAAGAAGCACGGGAATCTCACCACAGGAGAAGCAGCTTTCCATTAGTGGGCATAACTGGGGTGGAGTTAAAATCGATGGTCAGCCAAACTTTCTATTGTATTTAAATGTTTCCTATACTCCATTGCCTTCTTATAACCTCTGGTTTTATTCCTTTTCCTATTTTCTTTCCATTTCAGGAACTAGGCTTTGCTTTAATGTTGGTGAGAAGGAAGCATTTGAAGTCTCTCTAGCAGATGTATCGCAGGCTCAGATGCAAGGGAAAACAGATGTTGTTCTCGAGTTCCATATAGATGATACTACTGCAGCTAATGAG AAGGATTTGCTGACGGACTTAAGTTTTCATGTACCAACTTCAAATGCTCAATTTATCGGGGATGAGCATCGTACTTCAGCTCAG ATGTTGTGCCAGGAGATTTTGCATAGAGCTGACAAAGGGAGCCCCTCAGAAGCGGCTGTAGTTACATTTGAAGGAATCGCAATCCTCACACCAAG AGGTCGATACAGTGTTGAGCTTCATCAGTCATTCTTGCGACTCCAAAGACAAGCTAATGATTTCAAAATCCAGTATAGCAGTATTCTTCGCCTCTTTATTTTAGCAAAG TCACaaaaccctcatacttttgtgGTTATCGCACTTGATCCACCAATTCGAAAAGGACAAACATTGTATCCCCACATTGTTATTCAG TTTGTGACAGAGGCAATGGTAGAAAGGGAGCTGGCATTGAGTGAGCAAGTTTTGGCTGAAAAGTACAAAGATAGGCTTCAGGGCTCTTACAGG GGTCAAATACATGCGGTATTCTCCAACGTCCTTTGTGGCCTCTCTGGTGCTAAAGTGACTGGGCCAAGTACGTCCTGCAGTTGCCAACATGGGTATGCGGTCAAATTAACACTTAAAGCTCAAGATGGTTTGCTTTATCCACTTGAAAAGTCCTTCTTCTTTCTGCCAAAGTCCCCAACACTCATTCTTTATGAGGAG ATTGAGTATGTATTGTTTGAGCGTCATGGTGCTGGTGGTGTTAATATATCATCTCAATATTTTGACGTCTTGGTCAAGCTAAAAAATGATCATCTCTTCAGTAACATCCAAAGGATTGAATGCCAAAACCTGTTCAGCTTCATTAG TGACAAGCATTTGAAAATTCTGAATCTTGGAGATGGTCAAAGAATAACTGGTGGTGTTACATCTGTTCTAGAGAGCACCGATGACGATTCTATGGATCCACATCTGGAGCGAATTAAAAATCAAGCTTGTAATGAGGAAAGTGATCAAGATGTATTACCTCTGTTTAATGGATAA
- the LOC112883825 gene encoding FACT complex subunit SSRP1-B isoform X2 has translation MTDGHHFNNISLGGRGGGNPGQFKLYSGGLAWKKQGGGKIIEVDKADITSVTWMRIPKSYQLSVGTREGLSYRFFGFREQDVSGLTNFIQKSTGITPEEKQLSISGHNWGGIAINGNVLCFNVGSKEAFEVSLADVSQSQMQGKTDVVLEFHVDDTTGANEKDSLMDLSFHVPTSNTQFVGDEHRTSAQMLWQAISVQIDGGGSSETAVATFDGIAILTPRGRYSVELHHSFLRLQGQANDFKIQYSSILRLFVLPKSHNPHTFVVITLDPPIRKGQTLYPHIVIQFETETVVERELTLSEEVLAEKYKDRLESSYRGLIHEVFSMVLRGLSGAKMTRPSTFRSCQDGYAVKSSLKAEDGLLYPLEKGFFFLPKPPTLIPHEEIEYVEFERHGAGGASISSHYFDLLIKLKNDQEHLFRNIQRNEYHNLFNFISGKHIKILNLGDGQGRAGGVTAVLQSTDDDSVDPHLERIKNQAGNEESDEEDEDFVADKDDSGSPTDDSDEDGSDASLSGGEKESSKKEASSSKPPVKKKQKSVPDEGSQKKKPKKKKDPNAPKRAIAPFMYFSKAERANIKSSNPELATTEIAKKLGERWQKMSAEERQPYIEQSQVDKQRYAEESAAYRGATTQQGSGDGSE, from the exons ATGACGGACGGCCATCACTTCAACAACATCTCCCtcggaggccgcggcggcggc AACCCTGGGCAGTTCAAACTTTATTCAGGAGGACTGGCATGGAAGAAGCAAGGGGGAGGAAAGATCATTGAGGTTGATAAAGCTGATATCACATCTGTGACATGGATGAGAATTCCTAAATCCTATCAGCTTAGTGTTGGGACAAGGGAAGGCCTCAGTTACAGGTTCTTTGGCTTCCGTGAACAG GATGTTAGCGGCCTGACTAACTTCATACAAAAGAGCACGGGAATTACACCAGAGGAGAAGCAGCTTTCCATTAGTGGGCACAACTGGGGTGGAATTGCAATAAATG GGAATGTGCTTTGCTTTAATGTCGGTTCAAAGGAAGCATTTGAAGTCTCTCTAGCAGATGTGTCGCAGAGTCAGATGCAAGGGAAGACAGATGTCGTCCTAGAGTTCCATGTCGATGATACTACTGGGGCTAATGAG AAAGATTCGCTGATGGATTTAAGTTTTCATGTACCAACTTCAAATACTCAATTCGTTGGAGATGAGCATCGTACTTCAGCTCAG ATGCTATGGCAGGCTATATCAGTTCAAATTGACGGTGGGGGCTCCTCAGAGACTGCTGTTGCTACATTCGATGGAATTGCAATTCTTACACCAAG AGGTCGATACAGTGTTGAGCTTCATCATTCATTTTTGCGACTCCAAGGACAAGCTAATGATTTCAAGATACAGTATAGCAGTATTCTTCGCCTCTTTGTTTTACCAAAG TCacacaaccctcatactttcgtGGTTATCACGCTTGACCCACCAATTCGCAAAGGACAAACATTATATCCTCACATTGTTATTCAG TTTGAGACAGAGACAGTGGTTGAAAGGGAACTGACATTAAGTGAGGAGGTTTTGGCTGAAAAATACAAGGATAGGCTTGAGAGCTCTTATAGG GGTCTAATACATGAGGTATTCTCCATGGTCCTTCGTGGCTTATCTGGTGCTAAAATGACAAGGCCAAGTACATTCCGCAGTTGCCAAGATGGATATGCAGTCAAATCATCACTTAAAGCTGAAGATGGTTTGCTTTATCCACTTGAAAAGGGCTTTTTCTTTCTGCCAAAACCCCCTACACTCATTCCTCATGAGGAG ATTGAATATGTTGAATTTGAGCGTCATGGTGCTGGTGGTGCCAGTATTTCATCTCATTATTTTGACCTCCTGATAAAGCTGAAAAATGATCAAGAACATCTCTTCAGAAACATCCAAAGGAATGAATATCATAACCTGTTCAACTTCATCAG TGGTAAGCACATAAAAATTCTGAATCTTGGAGATGGTCAAGGTAGAGCTGGTGGTGTCACTGCTGTTCTTCAGAGCACTGATGATGATTCTGTCGATCCACATCTGGAGAGGATAAAAAATCAGGCTGGGAATGAGGAAAGTGACGAAGAG GATGAAGATTTTGTGGCAGACAAGGATGATAGTGGATCTCCTACTGATGATTCTGATGAGGATGGCTCTGATGCTAGTTTGAGCGGGGGAGAAAAGGAG TCTTCCAAGAAGGAAGCAAGTAGCTCAAAGCCACCTGTGAAGAAGAAGCAGAAGAGTGTGCCTGATGAAGGTTCTCAGAAAAAGAAgccaaagaagaagaaagatccGAATGCCCCTAAAAGAGCCATAGCTCCATTCATGTACTTCTCAAAGGCTGAGCGAGCT AATATTAAGAGCAGTAATCCTGAACTGGCTACCACAGAGATTGCGAAGAAGCTCGGGGAGAGGTGGCAAAAGATGTCAG CTGAGGAGAGGCAACCATACATTGAACAGTCCCAGGTCGACAAGCAACGCTATGCGGAAGAGTCTGCCGCCTACCGCGGTGCAACCACTCAGCAGGGCTCCGGCGATGGGTCGGAGTGA
- the LOC112883825 gene encoding FACT complex subunit SSRP1-B isoform X1 — translation MTDGHHFNNISLGGRGGGNPGQFKLYSGGLAWKKQGGGKIIEVDKADITSVTWMRIPKSYQLSVGTREGLSYRFFGFREQDVSGLTNFIQKSTGITPEEKQLSISGHNWGGIAINGNVLCFNVGSKEAFEVSLADVSQSQMQGKTDVVLEFHVDDTTGANEKDSLMDLSFHVPTSNTQFVGDEHRTSAQMLWQAISVQIDGGGSSETAVATFDGIAILTPRGRYSVELHHSFLRLQGQANDFKIQYSSILRLFVLPKSHNPHTFVVITLDPPIRKGQTLYPHIVIQFETETVVERELTLSEEVLAEKYKDRLESSYRGLIHEVFSMVLRGLSGAKMTRPSTFRSCQDGYAVKSSLKAEDGLLYPLEKGFFFLPKPPTLIPHEEIEYVEFERHGAGGASISSHYFDLLIKLKNDQEHLFRNIQRNEYHNLFNFISGKHIKILNLGDGQGRAGGVTAVLQSTDDDSVDPHLERIKNQAGNEESDEEDEDFVADKDDSGSPTDDSDEDGSDASLSGGEKEKSSKKEASSSKPPVKKKQKSVPDEGSQKKKPKKKKDPNAPKRAIAPFMYFSKAERANIKSSNPELATTEIAKKLGERWQKMSAEERQPYIEQSQVDKQRYAEESAAYRGATTQQGSGDGSE, via the exons ATGACGGACGGCCATCACTTCAACAACATCTCCCtcggaggccgcggcggcggc AACCCTGGGCAGTTCAAACTTTATTCAGGAGGACTGGCATGGAAGAAGCAAGGGGGAGGAAAGATCATTGAGGTTGATAAAGCTGATATCACATCTGTGACATGGATGAGAATTCCTAAATCCTATCAGCTTAGTGTTGGGACAAGGGAAGGCCTCAGTTACAGGTTCTTTGGCTTCCGTGAACAG GATGTTAGCGGCCTGACTAACTTCATACAAAAGAGCACGGGAATTACACCAGAGGAGAAGCAGCTTTCCATTAGTGGGCACAACTGGGGTGGAATTGCAATAAATG GGAATGTGCTTTGCTTTAATGTCGGTTCAAAGGAAGCATTTGAAGTCTCTCTAGCAGATGTGTCGCAGAGTCAGATGCAAGGGAAGACAGATGTCGTCCTAGAGTTCCATGTCGATGATACTACTGGGGCTAATGAG AAAGATTCGCTGATGGATTTAAGTTTTCATGTACCAACTTCAAATACTCAATTCGTTGGAGATGAGCATCGTACTTCAGCTCAG ATGCTATGGCAGGCTATATCAGTTCAAATTGACGGTGGGGGCTCCTCAGAGACTGCTGTTGCTACATTCGATGGAATTGCAATTCTTACACCAAG AGGTCGATACAGTGTTGAGCTTCATCATTCATTTTTGCGACTCCAAGGACAAGCTAATGATTTCAAGATACAGTATAGCAGTATTCTTCGCCTCTTTGTTTTACCAAAG TCacacaaccctcatactttcgtGGTTATCACGCTTGACCCACCAATTCGCAAAGGACAAACATTATATCCTCACATTGTTATTCAG TTTGAGACAGAGACAGTGGTTGAAAGGGAACTGACATTAAGTGAGGAGGTTTTGGCTGAAAAATACAAGGATAGGCTTGAGAGCTCTTATAGG GGTCTAATACATGAGGTATTCTCCATGGTCCTTCGTGGCTTATCTGGTGCTAAAATGACAAGGCCAAGTACATTCCGCAGTTGCCAAGATGGATATGCAGTCAAATCATCACTTAAAGCTGAAGATGGTTTGCTTTATCCACTTGAAAAGGGCTTTTTCTTTCTGCCAAAACCCCCTACACTCATTCCTCATGAGGAG ATTGAATATGTTGAATTTGAGCGTCATGGTGCTGGTGGTGCCAGTATTTCATCTCATTATTTTGACCTCCTGATAAAGCTGAAAAATGATCAAGAACATCTCTTCAGAAACATCCAAAGGAATGAATATCATAACCTGTTCAACTTCATCAG TGGTAAGCACATAAAAATTCTGAATCTTGGAGATGGTCAAGGTAGAGCTGGTGGTGTCACTGCTGTTCTTCAGAGCACTGATGATGATTCTGTCGATCCACATCTGGAGAGGATAAAAAATCAGGCTGGGAATGAGGAAAGTGACGAAGAG GATGAAGATTTTGTGGCAGACAAGGATGATAGTGGATCTCCTACTGATGATTCTGATGAGGATGGCTCTGATGCTAGTTTGAGCGGGGGAGAAAAGGAG AAGTCTTCCAAGAAGGAAGCAAGTAGCTCAAAGCCACCTGTGAAGAAGAAGCAGAAGAGTGTGCCTGATGAAGGTTCTCAGAAAAAGAAgccaaagaagaagaaagatccGAATGCCCCTAAAAGAGCCATAGCTCCATTCATGTACTTCTCAAAGGCTGAGCGAGCT AATATTAAGAGCAGTAATCCTGAACTGGCTACCACAGAGATTGCGAAGAAGCTCGGGGAGAGGTGGCAAAAGATGTCAG CTGAGGAGAGGCAACCATACATTGAACAGTCCCAGGTCGACAAGCAACGCTATGCGGAAGAGTCTGCCGCCTACCGCGGTGCAACCACTCAGCAGGGCTCCGGCGATGGGTCGGAGTGA
- the LOC112883825 gene encoding FACT complex subunit SSRP1-B isoform X3, giving the protein MRIPKSYQLSVGTREGLSYRFFGFREQDVSGLTNFIQKSTGITPEEKQLSISGHNWGGIAINGNVLCFNVGSKEAFEVSLADVSQSQMQGKTDVVLEFHVDDTTGANEKDSLMDLSFHVPTSNTQFVGDEHRTSAQMLWQAISVQIDGGGSSETAVATFDGIAILTPRGRYSVELHHSFLRLQGQANDFKIQYSSILRLFVLPKSHNPHTFVVITLDPPIRKGQTLYPHIVIQFETETVVERELTLSEEVLAEKYKDRLESSYRGLIHEVFSMVLRGLSGAKMTRPSTFRSCQDGYAVKSSLKAEDGLLYPLEKGFFFLPKPPTLIPHEEIEYVEFERHGAGGASISSHYFDLLIKLKNDQEHLFRNIQRNEYHNLFNFISGKHIKILNLGDGQGRAGGVTAVLQSTDDDSVDPHLERIKNQAGNEESDEEDEDFVADKDDSGSPTDDSDEDGSDASLSGGEKEKSSKKEASSSKPPVKKKQKSVPDEGSQKKKPKKKKDPNAPKRAIAPFMYFSKAERANIKSSNPELATTEIAKKLGERWQKMSAEERQPYIEQSQVDKQRYAEESAAYRGATTQQGSGDGSE; this is encoded by the exons ATGAGAATTCCTAAATCCTATCAGCTTAGTGTTGGGACAAGGGAAGGCCTCAGTTACAGGTTCTTTGGCTTCCGTGAACAG GATGTTAGCGGCCTGACTAACTTCATACAAAAGAGCACGGGAATTACACCAGAGGAGAAGCAGCTTTCCATTAGTGGGCACAACTGGGGTGGAATTGCAATAAATG GGAATGTGCTTTGCTTTAATGTCGGTTCAAAGGAAGCATTTGAAGTCTCTCTAGCAGATGTGTCGCAGAGTCAGATGCAAGGGAAGACAGATGTCGTCCTAGAGTTCCATGTCGATGATACTACTGGGGCTAATGAG AAAGATTCGCTGATGGATTTAAGTTTTCATGTACCAACTTCAAATACTCAATTCGTTGGAGATGAGCATCGTACTTCAGCTCAG ATGCTATGGCAGGCTATATCAGTTCAAATTGACGGTGGGGGCTCCTCAGAGACTGCTGTTGCTACATTCGATGGAATTGCAATTCTTACACCAAG AGGTCGATACAGTGTTGAGCTTCATCATTCATTTTTGCGACTCCAAGGACAAGCTAATGATTTCAAGATACAGTATAGCAGTATTCTTCGCCTCTTTGTTTTACCAAAG TCacacaaccctcatactttcgtGGTTATCACGCTTGACCCACCAATTCGCAAAGGACAAACATTATATCCTCACATTGTTATTCAG TTTGAGACAGAGACAGTGGTTGAAAGGGAACTGACATTAAGTGAGGAGGTTTTGGCTGAAAAATACAAGGATAGGCTTGAGAGCTCTTATAGG GGTCTAATACATGAGGTATTCTCCATGGTCCTTCGTGGCTTATCTGGTGCTAAAATGACAAGGCCAAGTACATTCCGCAGTTGCCAAGATGGATATGCAGTCAAATCATCACTTAAAGCTGAAGATGGTTTGCTTTATCCACTTGAAAAGGGCTTTTTCTTTCTGCCAAAACCCCCTACACTCATTCCTCATGAGGAG ATTGAATATGTTGAATTTGAGCGTCATGGTGCTGGTGGTGCCAGTATTTCATCTCATTATTTTGACCTCCTGATAAAGCTGAAAAATGATCAAGAACATCTCTTCAGAAACATCCAAAGGAATGAATATCATAACCTGTTCAACTTCATCAG TGGTAAGCACATAAAAATTCTGAATCTTGGAGATGGTCAAGGTAGAGCTGGTGGTGTCACTGCTGTTCTTCAGAGCACTGATGATGATTCTGTCGATCCACATCTGGAGAGGATAAAAAATCAGGCTGGGAATGAGGAAAGTGACGAAGAG GATGAAGATTTTGTGGCAGACAAGGATGATAGTGGATCTCCTACTGATGATTCTGATGAGGATGGCTCTGATGCTAGTTTGAGCGGGGGAGAAAAGGAG AAGTCTTCCAAGAAGGAAGCAAGTAGCTCAAAGCCACCTGTGAAGAAGAAGCAGAAGAGTGTGCCTGATGAAGGTTCTCAGAAAAAGAAgccaaagaagaagaaagatccGAATGCCCCTAAAAGAGCCATAGCTCCATTCATGTACTTCTCAAAGGCTGAGCGAGCT AATATTAAGAGCAGTAATCCTGAACTGGCTACCACAGAGATTGCGAAGAAGCTCGGGGAGAGGTGGCAAAAGATGTCAG CTGAGGAGAGGCAACCATACATTGAACAGTCCCAGGTCGACAAGCAACGCTATGCGGAAGAGTCTGCCGCCTACCGCGGTGCAACCACTCAGCAGGGCTCCGGCGATGGGTCGGAGTGA